A genome region from Methylorubrum populi includes the following:
- a CDS encoding YafY family protein: MARTDRLFRLLHAMRILPQPVTAARLAEETGVSLRSLYRDIDSLRAAGARIEGERGYGYRLVEDVALPPQTFDRIEIEALVLGLAEVRHIGDPALERAAASVLAKVAATLPDRGERHLLHAVSQVRRFGRRFPAIPDMATIRTGCWREEALAIGYADKDGTLTERTILPLSIVYLDSKMTLLAWCCLREAFRMFRLDRVREVRATGRSFRPRRVALLRDYLAALKASRSRPESVGPPYDEPT, from the coding sequence ATGGCGCGGACCGATCGACTCTTCCGGCTGCTGCACGCGATGCGCATCCTGCCCCAACCCGTCACCGCCGCCCGCTTGGCCGAGGAGACCGGCGTGTCGCTGCGCTCCCTCTATCGCGACATCGACAGCCTGCGCGCGGCCGGCGCCCGGATCGAGGGCGAGCGGGGCTACGGCTACCGGCTGGTCGAGGATGTCGCCCTGCCGCCGCAGACCTTCGACCGGATCGAGATCGAGGCGCTGGTGCTGGGTCTGGCCGAGGTTCGCCACATCGGCGACCCGGCCCTCGAACGGGCGGCCGCTTCGGTGCTCGCCAAGGTCGCCGCGACCTTGCCGGACCGGGGCGAGCGGCACCTGCTCCACGCCGTCTCGCAGGTGCGCCGCTTCGGCAGGCGCTTCCCCGCCATCCCCGACATGGCCACGATCCGAACCGGGTGCTGGCGCGAGGAAGCGCTGGCCATCGGCTACGCCGACAAGGACGGCACGCTGACCGAGCGCACGATCCTGCCGCTCTCCATCGTCTACCTCGACAGCAAGATGACGCTGTTGGCGTGGTGCTGCCTGCGGGAGGCGTTCCGGATGTTCCGGCTGGATCGCGTCAGGGAGGTGCGGGCGACGGGCCGGAGCTTCCGGCCGCGGCGCGTGGCGCTGCTGCGCGATTATCTTGCCGCGTTGAAGGCCAGCCGGTCGAGACCGGAGTCGGTCGGCCCCCCGTACGACGAGCCGACGTGA
- a CDS encoding glutathione S-transferase N-terminal domain-containing protein has translation MITLFHAPKSRSTRIVALLKELDALDTVRIETVTIPRMDGWGGRDARNPHPEGKVPLLEHDGILVRESSAIVQYLAELFPKAGLGVPAGDPRRGAYLGWLAWYAGVVEPVLTLEAIGLDHPAIARTFRTGAEVRARLADGLKDKPFLLGDRFTAADLLLHSPYAWFGKPGVPDIDAWIDRCTDRPGTRFAAEFDAGHAPG, from the coding sequence ATGATCACCCTGTTCCACGCTCCGAAAAGCCGCTCGACCCGCATCGTCGCCCTCCTCAAGGAACTCGACGCCCTGGATACGGTGCGGATCGAAACCGTCACGATCCCGCGCATGGACGGGTGGGGGGGCCGCGACGCGCGCAATCCCCATCCGGAGGGCAAGGTGCCGCTCCTCGAGCACGACGGTATCCTGGTCCGGGAGTCGAGCGCGATCGTCCAGTATCTCGCCGAGCTGTTTCCGAAGGCCGGCCTCGGCGTCCCGGCCGGTGACCCGCGGCGCGGCGCCTATCTCGGCTGGCTCGCATGGTATGCCGGCGTCGTGGAGCCCGTTCTGACGCTCGAAGCCATCGGCCTCGATCATCCCGCCATCGCCCGGACCTTCCGTACGGGCGCCGAGGTCAGGGCCCGGCTCGCCGATGGGTTGAAGGACAAGCCCTTCCTGCTCGGCGACCGCTTCACCGCCGCGGATCTCCTGCTGCACTCGCCCTACGCGTGGTTCGGCAAGCCCGGAGTGCCGGACATCGATGCCTGGATCGACCGCTGCACGGATCGGCCGGGCACACGCTTCGCGGCCGAGTTCGACGCGGGCCACGCACCGGGCTGA
- the recA gene encoding recombinase RecA, translating into MAQPALKMVDSPTMAAADKDKSKAIEAALTQIERAFGKGSIMRLGKADKVQEVETVSTGSLGLDIALGVGGLPRGRVIEIYGPESSGKTTLALHTIAEAQKKGGVCAFVDAEHALDPVYARKLGVNLDDLLISQPDTGEQALEITDTLVRSGAIDVLVVDSVAALTPRAEIEGEMGESQPGLQARLMSQALRKLTGSISRSNCMVIFINQIRMKIGVMYGSPETTTGGNALKFYASVRLDIRRVSTIKDRDEAIGNNVRVKVVKNKVAPPFKQVEFDIMFGEGVSKVGELVDLGVKAGIVEKSGAWFSYDSQRLGQGRENAKGFLRDNPDIAAKIEASIRQNSGLVADRILENAKPTADDLDAGEA; encoded by the coding sequence ATGGCCCAGCCTGCGCTGAAGATGGTGGATTCCCCGACGATGGCAGCAGCGGACAAGGACAAGTCGAAGGCGATCGAGGCTGCGCTGACGCAGATCGAGCGGGCCTTCGGCAAGGGCTCGATCATGCGGCTCGGAAAGGCCGACAAGGTGCAGGAGGTCGAGACGGTCTCGACCGGCTCCCTCGGCCTCGACATCGCGCTCGGCGTCGGCGGCCTGCCGCGCGGCCGCGTGATCGAGATCTACGGGCCCGAATCCTCGGGCAAGACGACGCTGGCGCTGCACACCATCGCCGAAGCCCAGAAGAAGGGCGGCGTCTGCGCCTTCGTCGACGCGGAGCATGCCCTCGATCCGGTCTATGCGAGGAAGCTCGGCGTCAATCTCGACGACCTGCTGATCTCGCAGCCCGATACCGGCGAGCAGGCCCTGGAGATCACCGACACGCTGGTACGCTCCGGCGCCATCGACGTGCTCGTGGTCGATTCGGTCGCCGCCCTGACGCCCCGCGCCGAGATCGAGGGCGAGATGGGCGAGAGCCAGCCGGGCCTTCAGGCCCGGCTGATGAGCCAGGCCCTGCGCAAGCTCACCGGGTCGATCTCGCGCTCGAACTGCATGGTGATCTTCATCAACCAGATCCGCATGAAGATCGGCGTGATGTACGGCAGCCCCGAGACGACGACCGGCGGCAACGCGCTGAAGTTCTACGCCTCGGTGCGCCTCGACATCCGCCGCGTCTCGACGATCAAGGATCGCGACGAGGCCATCGGCAACAACGTCCGCGTCAAGGTCGTCAAGAACAAGGTCGCGCCGCCCTTCAAGCAGGTCGAGTTCGACATCATGTTCGGCGAGGGCGTGTCGAAGGTCGGCGAGCTGGTCGATCTCGGCGTGAAGGCCGGCATCGTCGAGAAGTCGGGCGCGTGGTTCTCCTACGACAGCCAGCGCCTCGGCCAGGGCCGCGAGAACGCCAAGGGGTTCCTGCGCGACAATCCCGACATCGCCGCCAAGATCGAGGCCTCGATCCGCCAGAACTCGGGACTGGTCGCCGACCGCATCCTCGAGAACGCCAAGCCGACCGCCGACGACCTCGACGCGGGCGAGGCGTGA
- a CDS encoding response regulator — MAEVSGPAVPASGSIDRSERPGRVGLLLMLAGLLVGAAVGLSFVANEQAQPLILALLALLAMAGVFFLFALAIGALQLAGPASRDDITRAIVDAAPAGKLVVEDNGRMIYANEAYMRLAGGDSFSNLRSIERIFVGAPEVSEAVYRLAQAARDDRAYTEEIRMSPPPGGAPDRDFAWYRIAVRPIARHRGSAALWTVSDITHERERQENVFQELQHAIDYLDHAPAGFLSIDAAGSIVYMNATLASWLGYDLATVGSGGLKLLEIAPGADVLTAAPGLPGEVRTDRYDIDLRRRNGQPLPTRLYHRVAYGQDGAPGPSRTFVLNRSAGSDADEPQRAAEVRLARFLNSSPIAIATLDRDGRVTRANASFVRLFAGMPRQPAAEAGREAPDPMMRDAVLEQDRGTIEGALARAANGFGGLDPIEVGLSGPGDRSARVWMSPADADGTQAPADESGGDRERVILYALDTTAQRQLEQQVAQTQKMDTVGQLAGGIAHDFNNVLQAIIGYSDLLLASHRPTDHAFQDIMQIKQNANRAASLVRQLLAFSRRQTLRPEVMDVGEALSDLTLLLKRLLGERVQLDFRHGREIWPIKADVNQFEQVIVNLAVNARDAMPGGGSLTIRTANCPVDAERPVGIPAGDHVMVEVTDTGEGIPPEVRQKIFEPFFTTKEIGKGTGLGLSTVFGIVNQSGGAVDVQSTVGEGTTFRIYLPRHEPEAETLPEPAPPTLPARPPEPRAVEVPEPRDPADTSDPKTDEATADPAAPHAPEPPRKPATDHTGQGTVLLVEDEDPVRAVNSRALSARGYTVLEAASGVEALRLIEEHAEGIDVVVSDVVMPEMDGPTLLRELRKHYPELKVIFVSGYAEDAFRKNLPEGETFNFLPKPFSLKQLVETVKRTMAD; from the coding sequence ATGGCTGAGGTCAGCGGACCAGCGGTGCCGGCGTCCGGTTCGATCGACCGTTCGGAGCGGCCGGGCCGGGTCGGCCTGCTGCTGATGCTGGCGGGGCTGCTCGTCGGCGCGGCGGTCGGGCTGTCCTTCGTCGCCAACGAGCAGGCCCAGCCGCTCATCCTCGCCCTGCTGGCGCTGCTCGCCATGGCGGGCGTGTTCTTCCTGTTCGCGCTGGCCATCGGCGCGCTCCAGCTCGCCGGTCCGGCCTCGCGCGACGACATCACCCGCGCCATCGTCGACGCGGCGCCCGCGGGCAAGCTCGTCGTCGAGGACAACGGTCGGATGATCTACGCCAACGAGGCGTATATGCGGCTGGCCGGCGGCGACAGTTTCTCGAATTTGCGCTCCATCGAACGCATCTTCGTGGGCGCGCCCGAAGTCTCCGAAGCCGTCTATCGCTTGGCGCAGGCGGCGCGCGACGACCGCGCCTACACGGAAGAGATCCGGATGTCGCCGCCGCCGGGCGGTGCCCCGGACCGCGACTTCGCGTGGTACCGCATCGCCGTGCGGCCGATCGCCCGCCACCGCGGCTCCGCCGCGCTCTGGACGGTGAGCGACATCACCCACGAGCGCGAGCGCCAGGAGAACGTCTTCCAGGAACTCCAGCACGCGATCGACTATCTCGACCACGCCCCGGCGGGCTTCCTGTCGATCGATGCCGCGGGCTCGATCGTCTACATGAACGCGACGCTCGCCTCCTGGCTCGGTTACGACCTCGCCACCGTGGGCTCCGGCGGCCTGAAGCTCCTGGAGATCGCCCCCGGCGCCGACGTGCTCACCGCCGCGCCCGGCCTGCCCGGCGAGGTCCGCACCGATCGCTACGACATCGATCTGCGCCGCCGCAACGGCCAGCCGCTGCCGACCCGGCTCTACCACCGCGTCGCCTACGGCCAGGACGGGGCGCCCGGTCCCTCGCGCACCTTCGTGCTCAACCGCTCCGCCGGCTCGGACGCCGACGAGCCGCAGCGCGCGGCGGAAGTCCGCCTCGCCCGCTTCCTCAACAGCAGCCCGATCGCCATCGCCACGCTCGACCGCGACGGGCGGGTGACCCGCGCCAACGCCTCCTTCGTGCGCCTGTTTGCCGGCATGCCGCGCCAGCCCGCGGCGGAGGCCGGCCGCGAGGCGCCCGATCCGATGATGCGCGACGCCGTGCTGGAGCAGGATCGGGGCACGATCGAGGGCGCGCTCGCCCGCGCCGCCAACGGCTTCGGCGGCCTCGACCCGATCGAGGTCGGCCTGTCCGGCCCCGGCGATCGTTCGGCCCGGGTCTGGATGAGTCCGGCCGACGCCGACGGCACGCAGGCGCCCGCGGACGAGTCCGGCGGCGACCGGGAGCGGGTGATCCTCTACGCCCTCGACACCACCGCCCAGCGCCAGCTCGAACAGCAGGTCGCCCAGACCCAGAAGATGGACACGGTGGGCCAGCTCGCGGGCGGCATCGCCCACGACTTCAACAACGTCCTCCAGGCGATCATCGGCTACTCGGACCTCCTGCTCGCGAGCCACCGGCCGACCGACCACGCCTTCCAGGACATCATGCAGATCAAGCAGAACGCGAACCGGGCCGCCAGCCTGGTTCGCCAGTTGCTGGCCTTCTCGCGCCGTCAGACCCTGCGGCCGGAGGTGATGGATGTCGGCGAGGCGCTGTCCGACCTGACGCTGCTGCTGAAGCGGCTGCTCGGCGAGCGGGTCCAGCTCGATTTTCGCCACGGCCGCGAGATCTGGCCGATCAAGGCCGACGTGAACCAGTTCGAGCAGGTGATCGTGAACCTCGCGGTCAACGCCCGCGACGCCATGCCGGGGGGCGGCAGCCTGACGATCCGCACCGCCAACTGCCCGGTCGATGCCGAGCGTCCGGTCGGCATTCCGGCGGGCGATCACGTCATGGTCGAGGTGACCGACACCGGCGAGGGCATTCCGCCGGAGGTGCGCCAGAAGATCTTCGAGCCGTTCTTCACCACCAAGGAGATCGGCAAGGGCACGGGCCTCGGCCTCTCGACGGTGTTCGGCATCGTCAACCAGTCGGGCGGTGCCGTCGACGTGCAGTCGACGGTGGGCGAAGGCACCACCTTCCGCATCTACCTGCCGCGCCACGAGCCGGAAGCGGAGACCCTGCCCGAACCGGCGCCCCCTACCCTGCCGGCCCGTCCGCCCGAGCCGAGGGCCGTCGAGGTGCCGGAGCCGCGCGATCCCGCCGATACGTCCGACCCGAAGACGGACGAGGCGACAGCGGACCCCGCCGCCCCGCATGCACCCGAACCGCCTCGGAAGCCGGCGACCGACCATACCGGCCAGGGCACCGTCCTTCTGGTCGAGGACGAGGATCCGGTCCGCGCCGTGAATTCGCGGGCGCTCTCCGCCCGCGGCTACACCGTGCTGGAGGCGGCCTCCGGCGTGGAGGCGCTGCGCCTGATCGAGGAGCACGCCGAGGGGATCGACGTGGTCGTCTCCGACGTGGTGATGCCGGAAATGGACGGGCCGACCCTGCTGCGCGAACTGCGCAAGCACTACCCCGAACTCAAGGTGATCTTCGTTTCGGGATACGCTGAAGACGCCTTCCGCAAGAACCTGCCCGAGGGCGAGACCTTCAACTTCCTGCCCAAGCCCTTCAGCCTCAAGCAGTTGGTCGAGACCGTGAAACGCACGATGGCCGACTGA
- the flhB gene encoding flagellar biosynthesis protein FlhB — MADESDDEDKTEDPTPRRIEQAIERGDVPNSPEINTFFILAAFTLALMLSAHPVAEGLSRDMRGFLEHAGGLPSDAGTYRGVAFRAGLVCVKALAVPLGIAVLAAIAAGLIQHRPIFTAESLMPKFARISPMAGAKRLVGVEAWVNFGKGLAKIVVVGTVAGAILWNEHDRAESYVQLDPGAALAGTLSLALKMMGGMLAAYAVIALGDALYQRHRWRARLRMTKEEMKQEHKESEGSPEVKARIRQLRQARVKKRMMAAVPTATVVVTNPTHFAVALRYETGMAAPVCVAKGVDSLALRIRAVAAEHDVPVMENPPLARALHATVEVDAEIPAEHYRAVAEVIGFVLRLRRRAA, encoded by the coding sequence ATGGCCGACGAGAGCGACGACGAGGACAAGACCGAAGACCCGACGCCGCGGCGAATCGAGCAGGCGATCGAGCGCGGCGACGTCCCCAACAGCCCCGAGATCAACACCTTCTTCATCCTGGCGGCCTTCACCCTGGCACTGATGCTCTCCGCGCACCCGGTCGCCGAGGGGCTGAGCCGCGACATGCGCGGCTTCCTCGAACATGCCGGCGGCCTGCCTTCCGATGCCGGCACCTATCGCGGCGTCGCCTTCCGCGCGGGGCTGGTCTGCGTCAAGGCGCTCGCCGTGCCGCTCGGCATCGCCGTGCTCGCGGCCATCGCCGCCGGCCTGATCCAGCATCGGCCGATCTTCACCGCCGAGAGCCTGATGCCGAAATTCGCGCGCATCTCGCCGATGGCCGGGGCCAAGCGCCTCGTCGGTGTCGAGGCCTGGGTCAATTTCGGGAAGGGGCTCGCCAAGATCGTCGTGGTCGGCACGGTGGCCGGGGCCATCCTGTGGAACGAGCACGACCGGGCCGAATCCTACGTCCAGCTCGACCCCGGCGCCGCCCTCGCCGGCACCCTGTCGCTCGCCCTGAAGATGATGGGCGGCATGCTCGCCGCCTACGCGGTGATCGCGCTCGGCGACGCGCTCTACCAGCGCCACCGCTGGCGTGCCCGGCTGCGCATGACCAAGGAAGAGATGAAGCAGGAGCACAAGGAGAGCGAGGGCAGCCCGGAGGTGAAGGCCCGGATCCGCCAGTTGCGGCAGGCCCGGGTGAAGAAGCGGATGATGGCCGCGGTGCCCACCGCCACCGTGGTGGTGACGAACCCGACCCACTTCGCCGTGGCCCTGCGCTACGAGACCGGCATGGCCGCCCCCGTCTGCGTCGCCAAGGGCGTCGACTCGCTGGCGCTGCGCATCCGCGCGGTGGCCGCCGAGCACGACGTGCCGGTGATGGAGAACCCGCCGCTGGCGCGCGCCCTGCACGCCACGGTCGAGGTCGATGCCGAGATTCCCGCCGAGCACTATCGCGCGGTTGCGGAGGTCATCGGTTTCGTGCTTCGCCTGCGCCGCCGGGCCGCCTGA
- the fliR gene encoding flagellar biosynthetic protein FliR, with translation MTTPLDLLLPGLAAAFLLTFARVGTLIMLMPGLGEQLVSARLRLGLALLVTLVLFPTVRPMLPTGNAALAAPTLIGLLFGEILIGLMLGLCVRMIVAALQTAGVVISQQLGLSYAMTVDPTMGGQQAALGNFLALLGVTLVMAADLHHLALEAIGRSYLLLPPSGVPAMADAAKLALDAFSRGFALAVRISGPFIVFGILFNLGLGVLSRLMPQLQVFFLAVPASVLIGMMMLVGALGLIMGVFLDDLGRYLGAFLGR, from the coding sequence ATGACCACGCCGCTCGACCTGCTGCTGCCCGGCCTCGCGGCGGCCTTCCTGCTCACCTTCGCCCGGGTCGGCACGCTGATCATGCTGATGCCGGGGCTGGGCGAGCAGCTCGTCTCGGCCCGGCTGCGGCTCGGCCTCGCCCTGCTGGTGACGCTGGTGCTGTTCCCGACCGTTCGCCCGATGCTGCCGACCGGCAACGCGGCGCTCGCGGCGCCGACCCTCATCGGGCTGCTGTTCGGCGAGATCCTGATCGGCCTGATGCTGGGCCTGTGCGTGCGCATGATCGTCGCCGCGCTGCAGACGGCGGGCGTGGTGATCTCGCAGCAGCTCGGCCTGTCCTACGCCATGACCGTCGACCCGACGATGGGCGGGCAGCAGGCGGCGCTCGGCAACTTTCTGGCGCTTCTCGGCGTCACCCTGGTGATGGCGGCCGACCTGCATCACCTCGCCCTCGAAGCGATCGGGCGCAGCTACCTGCTCCTGCCGCCCTCCGGCGTGCCGGCGATGGCGGATGCGGCCAAGCTCGCCCTCGACGCCTTCAGCCGCGGCTTCGCCCTCGCGGTGCGCATCTCCGGGCCGTTCATCGTCTTCGGCATCCTGTTCAACCTCGGCCTCGGCGTGCTGTCGCGGCTGATGCCGCAGCTTCAGGTGTTCTTCCTCGCGGTGCCGGCCTCGGTGCTGATCGGCATGATGATGCTCGTCGGCGCGCTCGGTCTGATCATGGGGGTGTTCCTGGACGATCTCGGCCGCTATCTCGGCGCGTTCCTCGGGCGCTGA
- the fliQ gene encoding flagellar biosynthesis protein FliQ → MTGLAILDIARDGIFVFLKVAGPLMIVALVIGLIVSLFQALTQIQEQTLIYVPKIVAVFGVMLLMLPFMGDAMAAYMARIAARIAAGG, encoded by the coding sequence ATGACCGGCCTCGCCATCCTCGACATCGCCCGCGACGGCATCTTCGTCTTCCTGAAGGTGGCCGGCCCCCTGATGATCGTCGCCCTCGTGATCGGCCTGATCGTGTCGCTGTTCCAGGCGCTGACCCAGATCCAGGAGCAGACGCTGATCTACGTGCCGAAGATCGTCGCGGTGTTCGGCGTGATGCTCCTCATGCTGCCCTTCATGGGCGACGCCATGGCCGCCTACATGGCCCGGATCGCCGCCCGCATCGCCGCGGGCGGGTGA
- the fliE gene encoding flagellar hook-basal body complex protein FliE, with translation MTTSAFAAGAYAAAQGIARPGAQKPVQGMVQGSSAPGGFGGLLQQSLDGVAQAGAQADRAALSAATGKANVVDVVTAVAESETALQTLVAVRDRVISAYEEIMRMPI, from the coding sequence ATGACGACCTCCGCCTTCGCCGCCGGCGCCTACGCCGCCGCCCAGGGCATCGCCCGCCCCGGCGCTCAGAAGCCCGTCCAGGGCATGGTGCAGGGGTCGTCCGCGCCGGGCGGCTTCGGCGGCCTGCTGCAGCAGAGCCTCGACGGCGTGGCCCAGGCCGGCGCCCAGGCCGACCGCGCCGCCCTCTCGGCGGCCACCGGCAAGGCCAACGTCGTCGATGTCGTGACGGCGGTGGCCGAGAGCGAGACCGCCCTCCAGACCCTGGTCGCCGTGCGCGACCGCGTGATCTCCGCCTACGAGGAGATCATGCGCATGCCGATCTAG
- the flgC gene encoding flagellar basal body rod protein FlgC, whose translation MDFLKSLGIAASGLKAQSGRMRIIAENIANADSTAPSAGGDPYRRKVPTFTSRFDRELNASVIEAGRVRRDPSPFRTKYDPGNPAADARGEVRLPNVNGLVENMDMREAQRSYEANLNMVTATRRMISRTLEILKA comes from the coding sequence ATGGATTTCCTGAAGAGCCTCGGCATCGCCGCCTCCGGCCTCAAGGCGCAGTCCGGCCGGATGCGCATCATCGCCGAGAACATCGCCAACGCCGATTCCACCGCCCCGAGCGCGGGCGGCGATCCCTACCGCCGCAAGGTGCCGACCTTCACCAGCCGGTTCGACCGTGAACTGAACGCGAGCGTGATCGAGGCCGGCCGGGTCCGGCGCGACCCCTCGCCGTTCCGCACCAAGTACGACCCCGGCAACCCGGCCGCGGACGCGCGCGGCGAGGTGCGCCTGCCCAACGTCAACGGGCTGGTCGAGAACATGGACATGCGCGAGGCCCAGCGCTCCTACGAGGCCAACCTCAACATGGTCACCGCCACGCGGCGGATGATCTCCCGCACCCTCGAAATCCTGAAGGCGTGA
- the flgB gene encoding flagellar basal body rod protein FlgB, with translation MSLTDLPLLGMLRTRMHWHQARQALLAENVANADMPGFHPRDLAEPAAASAGLAAPLGASVGGDGLARTDSGHIGLSAGSGPNADPRRFKGFEVRPSGNGVNLEEEMMKAGDNQSDYQLVASLYQKSLDALKIAVGKR, from the coding sequence ATGTCGCTCACCGACCTGCCCCTGCTCGGCATGCTGCGCACCCGGATGCACTGGCACCAAGCCCGTCAGGCGCTGCTCGCGGAAAACGTCGCCAACGCCGACATGCCGGGGTTTCACCCGCGCGATCTGGCCGAACCCGCCGCCGCGTCGGCGGGTCTGGCCGCGCCGCTCGGCGCCTCGGTCGGCGGCGACGGGCTCGCCCGCACCGATTCCGGCCATATCGGGCTCTCGGCCGGCAGCGGGCCGAACGCCGACCCGCGCCGGTTCAAGGGCTTCGAGGTCCGCCCCTCGGGCAACGGGGTCAATCTCGAGGAGGAGATGATGAAGGCCGGCGACAACCAGTCGGACTATCAGCTCGTCGCCTCGCTCTACCAGAAGAGCCTCGACGCCCTGAAGATCGCCGTCGGCAAGCGCTGA
- a CDS encoding NAD(P)/FAD-dependent oxidoreductase: protein MEALVVGAGVVGLAVARALALRGHSVVVAEAAEAIGTGVSARSSEVIHGGMYYPPGSVRARHCVEGRRRLVGFCESHGVPYRPCGKLIVATRDEERPALETVFARGVENGVEGLAWLERDAAVALEPALSCVAALHSPATGIVDSHALMLALLGDIEDAGGVLALRTPIESAEPRQGRWHVRFGGRTPDTLWVDGIVNAAGLGAQAFARRIGGLAPGCVPRQVLAKGSYFGCTGKPAFARLIYPAPVEGGLGIHLTLDLAGRMRFGPDVEWVETPDYAVDPARAETFAAAIRRYWPGLPQGRLTPDYAGIRPKLTGPGEPPADFRIDGPAEHGLARLVQLFGIESPGLTSVLSLAEAVADRLTA from the coding sequence ATGGAAGCGCTCGTCGTCGGAGCCGGTGTGGTCGGACTCGCGGTCGCGCGGGCGCTCGCCCTGCGCGGGCATTCGGTCGTCGTGGCGGAGGCGGCGGAGGCGATCGGCACCGGCGTGTCCGCCCGCTCCTCCGAGGTGATCCACGGCGGGATGTACTACCCGCCGGGCTCGGTCCGCGCCCGCCACTGCGTCGAGGGAAGGCGCCGCCTCGTCGGATTCTGTGAGAGCCACGGCGTCCCCTATCGCCCGTGCGGCAAGCTGATCGTGGCGACCCGCGACGAGGAGCGCCCGGCGCTCGAAACCGTTTTCGCCCGCGGCGTCGAGAACGGTGTCGAGGGTCTCGCGTGGCTCGAACGCGACGCGGCCGTCGCCCTGGAGCCGGCCCTGTCCTGCGTCGCCGCGCTCCACTCGCCCGCCACCGGCATCGTCGACAGCCATGCCCTGATGCTGGCCCTGCTCGGCGACATCGAGGATGCGGGCGGCGTGCTCGCCCTGCGCACGCCGATCGAATCGGCGGAGCCGAGGCAGGGACGCTGGCATGTCCGTTTCGGCGGCCGGACCCCGGACACGCTGTGGGTCGACGGGATCGTCAACGCCGCCGGTCTCGGCGCGCAGGCCTTCGCGCGCCGGATCGGGGGACTGGCGCCGGGATGCGTGCCGCGGCAGGTACTGGCCAAGGGCAGCTATTTCGGCTGCACCGGCAAACCCGCCTTCGCGCGGCTGATCTACCCGGCCCCGGTCGAGGGAGGACTCGGCATCCATCTGACGCTGGATCTCGCCGGCCGGATGCGCTTCGGCCCCGATGTCGAGTGGGTCGAGACGCCCGACTACGCCGTCGATCCGGCGCGGGCCGAGACCTTCGCGGCGGCGATCCGGCGCTACTGGCCCGGCCTGCCGCAGGGACGCCTGACGCCGGACTATGCCGGCATCCGCCCGAAGCTGACCGGCCCCGGCGAGCCGCCGGCGGATTTCCGCATCGACGGACCGGCCGAACACGGCCTCGCTCGGCTGGTGCAGCTCTTCGGCATCGAGAGCCCGGGCCTGACCTCCGTGCTCTCGCTCGCCGAGGCGGTGGCAGACCGCCTGACGGCTTGA
- a CDS encoding transglutaminase family protein, with amino-acid sequence MLIKTGYDIAFETDSATPMSLLLSVHPSRQGDLRSPERIDFDPPIPQRQTLDAFGNVCTRIVAPPGRLTISADFLVADTGRPDEVAADAAQVPVDALPDAVMLYLMASRYCDTDRLCGIAWQLFGRTPEGWGRVQAIVDYVHRHIRFDYQRADATRTAFDGYTQKVGVCRDFAHLAIAFCRCMNIPARYCTGYLGDIGVPPVPDPMDFSAWFEVYLGGRWYTFDARHNTPRIGRIVMARGRDATDCALSTSFGAARLVRFEVHTDAVADGVPADLMRAA; translated from the coding sequence ATGTTGATCAAGACCGGTTACGACATCGCGTTCGAGACTGATTCCGCAACGCCGATGTCGCTGCTCCTCAGCGTCCACCCCTCGCGGCAGGGCGACCTGCGCAGCCCGGAGCGGATCGATTTCGATCCGCCGATCCCGCAGCGCCAGACGCTCGACGCGTTCGGCAACGTCTGCACGCGCATCGTCGCCCCGCCCGGGCGCCTGACGATCTCGGCAGATTTCCTGGTGGCGGATACCGGGCGGCCCGACGAAGTGGCGGCCGATGCCGCGCAGGTGCCGGTCGACGCCCTGCCCGACGCGGTGATGCTCTACCTGATGGCGAGCCGCTACTGCGACACGGACAGGCTGTGCGGCATCGCCTGGCAGCTCTTCGGCCGCACGCCGGAAGGCTGGGGCCGGGTGCAGGCGATCGTCGACTACGTGCACCGGCACATCCGCTTCGACTACCAGCGGGCGGACGCCACGCGCACGGCCTTCGACGGGTACACCCAAAAGGTCGGCGTCTGCCGCGACTTCGCGCATCTGGCGATCGCCTTCTGCCGCTGCATGAACATCCCCGCGCGCTACTGCACCGGCTACCTCGGCGACATCGGCGTGCCGCCGGTGCCCGACCCGATGGATTTCTCGGCGTGGTTCGAGGTCTATCTCGGCGGGCGCTGGTACACCTTCGACGCCCGCCACAACACGCCGCGGATCGGCCGCATCGTCATGGCCCGGGGCCGCGACGCCACGGATTGCGCGCTCTCCACGAGCTTCGGCGCGGCGCGGCTCGTCCGCTTCGAGGTCCACACCGACGCGGTCGCGGACGGCGTGCCCGCCGACCTGATGCGCGCCGCCTGA